CGTTCAATAAATTACCCGAGAAGTTTACGTTGTTGAATTGCCCTGAGCCTGTGATGTTGAGTTCGTTCCCTTTTATGGATATTCCGTAATTGTAACCTGCTCCACCAATAACACCAAAATCCATATCGGGTAGGCTTCGTTGTAACGGTAGTGTTATTACGTTACCTTGGTTAAACTCTAACGGTGTGGTTGAGGATAGGTTTATGGCAAGGGTAACGGCATCGTTTTCGTCTACGGTTATGGCTATACCGCCCATAGCGCCGTAGGGGTTTGGGGTATAGGTGGTAAGTATTTCGCTATTGTCTAATGTTGCAATGTCATTTTCGTAATCGCGTGCTACTGTGGCATCGGCTTTGCAAAACGCTGTCCATGGGTAGTTCATGCTATAGGAGAGCTGCTGCGCACTGTTAAAGGCGGTGTTTAACGAGGGGACATCGCCGTTTCCTTGTACCTCGATGGTATTGCCTTTTATGATAAAGGTGTAACTGTAGCCTGTACCTGATACTCTACCAATTTCGGTGTCTTGAAAGGTACCGATATCTTTTAGGTCTAAAATAATACCTGTACGATAGGGCATGGGGGTACTGGTGGCTATATTAATACTCATAGTCAGTGTACCATCTGACTGTGGGGTAACAGAGAAGCCGCCTTGTCCTCCATACTGGTCGATTAAATCGAGGTTGAGTATTTCGGCGTTTTCGTAGTCTTGTAAGTAACGCCCATAATCTTGTGCCAGTTGCGCATCTACTTGGGAAAGGCTTGTCCACGGATAATTATTCCCTGGGTTGAGTAATGTGGATGTTTCTTGTACGATTTGATCGGCAGCAAGTGGTGGGATTACATAGGTTAAATTCGAGAATTTATCGTATACGTAGTAGGTATCGTGGGGTTGGTCGTTATCGTAATTTCTTTTTAAAACTACTCTGCCCATATCGTCGGTAAACTCTTCGGTAGTTTTGTTATTGCCATCGGCAGGCACCCAGTTTTCGTCCTTTGTTATGGTTTTGTACAGTTGGTTTGCGTCGTAGTAGTTTTTATATACTAATCTGGGTTTTTCGGGGTTTTCAATACTGTTTTCTTCTTCAAAGGCTACGTCAAAGTATCTTACTTCGGCTGCCTTATTGAGTTGATATTTTATTTTTACTGTATGGTCGTCATCATTATCAACATTGTTATCAATATCAATTGTTCCTTCCCATGGGTTTCCAGGTGCAGCTTGTTTACGGGTGCGGTTTAGCGGGGAGTTTTCTAAAAAGGATTGGCTATACGGGTTTTGTGTGTTTTCGTATTTGGGTGTATTATAAAAATTTTGCGTATTGGTAAGTGCGTTTGGCTCATAATCAAAGTCGGAACTGGAGGAAGCATAGGGTAAATATTGTTTTATTTGCCTTCCGAATTCATCGTACTCGATATGGGTAACGATATTTTTTTCGTTGCCTGATGCTTTGGCTACTATTTGTTGTATTGGACGCCCTAAGCCATCTAAGTAGGTGATATTGGTACGTGCTTTTGAGGTGTCTTGAACTGCTGTAGCACTATGGGCTGTACGATAGGTCATGGACTTAACATAGTTCTCTGTTTCTGTTTGGCTGAATCCAAGTATTGGGAGTAACAACAGAATATATACTATATTTTTCATGAATTGGTTTTTTGTTGATTGTAATAATAACATATTGTAAAGATTATTCTGTTGGCTCTGTTCGGTAATGGTATTCGTTTTCAGAGAGTACGTTTCCTTCATGGTCTATTACTTTGGTAAGTCGACCAAAGGCATCGTATTTGTACTCTATTTTAATGCCTCTTGGATCTTTAACACTTAAAACAACGCCTCTAGCGGCATCGTGAATTAGGGTTGTAACCTGATAATTGGACAATGTTGATTGCAAATTATCAAGTGCTGTTTCTAAAGCCATTAACGTAGATGAATCTGAATGAACATGATTATCGGAGGCTGTTTTTGCAATAGTAATAGCATCAGATATCGTCGTGTTTAGGTTATTTGTGCTAAAATTATCAATTTTTGCAATGGGTAGTGTGCCGTTGTACCCCCATATGTAATAGGTATGTGTGCCTAAGGTTGGCGATACTTCTACTGCGTTACCCAGTTCGTTGTATTGGTGATATTCTATTCGTTCATCGCCTACTATACCTGTGCCTTTTATGGTTTCTGCTTTGCTGGGTAATAATAGTCCATTAAAATTGCTATACTTGGTAATTACTTTTTGTAAGGGCTCGTTGTTTTTATAACTGGCTACTACAATAGGGGCGTTAATAATATTTTTAGTTATCATTTCGTCTATTACATCCTCTTCAATATCTGTAAACAAACTACTATCGTATCCACCCTGGCTTGGTGCTGGTACTGGGTAATCGTAGGTTGTTTTGTATTCGTTAACCTCATTGCCTTGGTTTACTATACTGGTCTGGCTTTTTATTTGGTAATTTGCTGTATTGTATTCGTAGGTGGTTAGGGTGCTTTTTGAAGTTTCAACGCCATTATCACGATAATACTGTATGTTTTGTGTTTGTTGTAATACTGCTTTGCGAGATTCAATGTCGTTTCTTACGTATTTGTAATGATCAAAAGTAGTACAACTATTATTATCATTAGGATCACCCAGAAAGTCACAAATTTGGTATTGGTCTTCTATAAAACAATCTGCTTGCCCTCCTATAGCACCTGATGCATCGCACTGAGGTCGCATTGGTATTCCTGGAAGCCCCGTATTATAGCTTTCCCAAGTATCATAAAAAACAATCCACTCACAATCATCATGTAGTGGTTTGTAAATATTTAATGAGAAAACAGCATCCCCAACAATAGTGTCTTCATCGTAGGTATTAATGGTTTCTTGCAGCTTCTGATCTGAATTATCCATTACCGTTGTTTTTAATAAGAGCCCACGCTTATAATCACGCGCTGGGGGTTCGTTATAAGGGTAAGTGTAGTAGATCGGATCTAAAGGAGCATCGTAAGCAGAAGTATAATTATATTGCGTATATCCTTTGGGATAATAGGATTGTATATGTGATACAATATCTGTATCCAAATCTTGTATAATTTCTTCGCGAGTATATCCCCCTTCGATTGCTTTTACTGAACGATATGTAACATAATTTCCTCCTTTGGCTAAAAATACAACGGGCTCATTAGTAATTACATTATAAGTTATTGTTCGTGGCATGAAACCTCCTACAAGGCTGTTGTCACCACTATTGTGTAAGAATCTCCTGTCCGAAGAATTATAGTTTTTTACAATATCGTGTGCTCCTTCAGTGACTCCATTGGAAGCGTTGAATTTAACAATGTGTTCGATTATTGTCATATTAGGCTCTCCCGTGATAGGATTAATACCTTGACCTATTAATGTATCTTTGCGAATACTGTCTCCAACAAAATGATAATCATAATTTATTGTTTTTCTTATCTCACCACCCTGGTCAAAAGATTTATCAACAAAAGAAATGCCTCCTATTCTTACACCTCCACCAAATAAGTAACCATTTATTTTAGTTTGTTTGCGGTAGTTTATATTAGTATAGCCTTGTACAATCGACCCTGCATCAGCATCGTCTATAAGTACGCTAGTATTACTTATCACAACTTTAAATGTTAAATACCCCTTGGGTACGTAAATAAAACCGTTATGGTTGTCAACATCAGCTAAATCATAGGATATGTTGTAGCTACCGCCCGTAATTTCTAGGCTTAATTTATCTTGATGCTGTATGTTTGCGGTAATATTAACCTCAACCTTAATACGCTGAGGGTGAGTAATAAGAATTGATACTCCATCATCAGTATGGGTTGTATAATTGGTGTCAGCCACTCCAACTTGAAAAGCGGAATCAGAATATTTAGAGTCACTATTTTCATTTAGAGGGTTCAAATGATAGCTATCCAAAAACTTGTTCCCTTTTTCATATGTAAAAGTATTAGAATCGAAACCAAAAAGTTTGCTCCCTCCAGTTGGGTAAGTTATTTTAGTTAACACCCCTCTTTTTACTGCACTATAATCGTAATAGAACAGTTCGTGAATATCATGTAAAACTTCTCTAAAATCACCGTTTTCATAGCCCCATGGATCAAGATTGCCTGAAGTTATAGACTGAAAATTATCGTTATCAAAATATTCAAATAGGTATTCTTGTGGGTCGAGTAAAGAACCTATGGTTACTCCGTTTAGCCATAGTCTTCTGCTATCAGTATCCTCAATTCGATGATACGCTCCATTTGGTTTTTTTTCAATTGTCTTAGTAGTTTTGGTACCATGATGCAGAGTTATTGATTGATATACATCGGCAGCACTCCTTTTTAATAAGATTTGTTCCAGATAAACACCGTTGTTTTCTGGATTGGTACCTTGGTTTGATACTTTAAACTCAAATTGAGTTCCATCCCTAAAATAAACGTAATTTAATTTTTTTGTATCCACTTCGATAATAGTCCAAGACTGAGAACGTTCAGGACGTAAGTACTGTATATTAGCAGAATTCCCGAGTAGAGTGTTCATGGCACTGCTAGATGGAGAGGTAATTCTGTTTTCTGTTCGACTAGGAGTAGTAGAATAATTTTCTTGGCTATCGGTGTAAGTAAAAGTAGCTAACGTCTCATCATTGCTAGTTTTTATTGATACAAGATGCCAAGCAGATACGGTTGAAACAACTACAGGGCTTATATCAGGCATTATACCTCCTCTTAGCGCCAAATTACCTCCAAGACCATAACCATCTAAAGGATTTAAACTTGGATTACCACCTACCCCAGTTTGAATTGGCTGTTGTGGATATACTATTGATGCGGATCTAGAACGTGTTGTTTCTATGGCACCGTCTCCAAAACGATATTTGATACCATTGGCATCGATAACTGTAAAACCTGTTATAACATAATCATTTGTGTAATTTAAAGTAATTTTTACCTTATTTTCTAAATTTAATAATTTAGGTACTAATATTCCGTTTTCCTTTACTACTGCAAAACGACCATTTAGTCCGAGTACACTATATTGAAATAGGTCGGGTTGAGAATCCCATGGTTTTTCAGGGTCTTTACCACTGGCATTCCATAAAAATTCGTTTCTAGTGCAATCATCAGAGCCAACCGAAGAGGCGGGGTCTGAAAGAAAGGAATTCCATACGTTACTATTATGATGAAAAAGACCAATTGATCGGGAACCTTCTCCTTCGTCTTGCTTTTCATCAGCAATTCCACCACGTACTGTTCTCGAAACAGTCCCTCCTGCTTCAAGTGACCAGCCTTTTCCTACCCAACCCGAACGGTCTTGAGGGCGTATACCTAATGTAGAATAGCGGAGTGCTATTGGTAAGGTAAGACCCGCTCCTAAATTCTTAGACGCTAATGGTATAGCTATATTAGGTTGTCCTGTGTGCATATCAACAGGTACTTCTTCAAAGTGCATTAAATTAGCAACTGTTGGTGACGGGGGAATGATTTCTGGTAGTTTAGGAGCGTCTTGAGCTTTTGCTAAAGCTATTATCGAAAAAGTAAATAAAAATGTTAAGAGCCTTTTATTCATTGGTCAGTTTTTTTGAATCGTGCAAAAATATTTCAATTAATACTATTCATTAATTAACTAACGTTAATTGTGTGTTAATAATTGTGTTTTGGTGAATAGAGTTTTTCTATAAATTTATATTAGCAGCAATTTTTCACTATGCTTACGAAATTTTCAAAAAAATATAGAAAGGCAATGAAAAAGCAGATAAATAAGCTACCTTCTTTCAGTTTACAAGAAATGCTTGTTGTACTACCTACCTAATGCTAAAAATTCCTTTTGCAGGGACTTTTTATAAGTAAAATATACCTAGCACAATTTGCGCAGGCGGTTACGCTACTTATTACATCGAAAGTCCCTATACTAAACAGTATCCAGATGGTTACTAAAATGATACGATTTGTGCCGTCAAAAGAAGCCCTAATCAAGGTAAAAGCAAACAATATGAAAGCTGAAAACTTGAGCGACAGTTTAAAAAATAATAAATTATTTGATAACAGAATTATTTCGCTTGTAAAAGTAGCCGAAGAAACCCAACTGAGTACATATTCAATCAGTTAAACGAACAATATAATAATGAAGTTATGCAAAAATTAAAAGTTCTATCTACTGTTTTAGAACCATTTATAATACTGTTTGTAGGCGCATTGATTGCTGTTTTACTTGTAGCAATGTATTTACCAATGTTCCAATTAAGTAATGCATGGGGTAGGATACTAAAAAAGGCTTTCAGATAAATCTAAAAGCCTTTACACTGTAGTAGCAAAGACGGGAGTTGAACCCGTGACCTCAGGGTTGTAAACTCTTAAATTTTGGATTATATTTTTTCATTTTCTATCTGTTTATATATGAAAAAACAACATCACTAAATCTCAATGATCATGTCATTATAAGCATCCAAGGCGGTATTGGAAAGACTATCTAGATAAACTTGAGTGGTTTTAAGACTTTCATGTCCGAGCATTTCTGAAATAGCGGAAACAGGAATACCTTTGTTATTGGCAAGAGAAGCAAATGTATGACGGCTTACATAACTTGTTAATTGTTCTTCTACTCCTGCTAAATCCGCTAAATGCTTTAAGTTTTTATTATAGCGTTTTCTTGCTTCCTGAATCCTCTTGTATTGGTTTTCTAATGAATCAGATTTGAGTATAGGAAATATAAACGATTCTTTTTGCTTATCTTTTATGTAGTATTTCAATACCTCATGAAGAGCATGCGATATTTTAATAGTGTAAGGGCGATGTGTTTTCTTACGGGTATAGTATATACGCCCATCAATAATGTTTTCCAGTTTTTTTCATCCCAATATTTCTCTTCGAGAAAATAGTGTAGCGGAATGGCTATGGTTTTTCTTTTTCTACGCTTATCGAGTGAAAGCACTATCGTGGTTGCCATTGATGAGGGATTAATGATTTAAAAATTTGCACGCAGTTTGCACGCAAATTTTGTATCTATATGGTTTTTCATGGTTCTTTTTGAAGAATAAAACCTCTCAAAACACTGATAATCAAAGGTAATAAAAACATTTGAAAATAAAGTAGTGCTGACTCATAATCAGGTGGTCCCTGGTTCGAGCCCAAGTGGGACCACACCAAAAAAAGCCTTACATTGCTGTAAGGCTTTTTGTTTTTTAAGTTATTGCAAACTAAGCATAACTATTGTATAGCCCGTATAAATAAGGTATAAGACCATATTGATTAAGATATACTAAAAGGCATTTGCCTTAAACCAGTTAAAGGTTGCTTAATGTAAATTATAACTTATAGGCGTGGGGGTACACTACGTTTATAACTAACGTGTAATATTACATTTTTAGCAAACGTACTGTAATTGTTGTACCATTAGTACTTGTAACTTTTAACAGATAGCACGCATTGGCAAATGTAATAGTACTCAGTTTGTTTTCGCCTTTGTAAAAATAGCCTGTAGCTACCTCAGCACCTAAAACAGAATATAATTTGTACTGCAATGTTTGGGTGGCGGTAATTGTAAATAAGTCTTTACTAGGGTTTGGGTATACACTAAATATTTCGTTCGTAAAATTATCGGTATGTAAAGGAGTGGCGGTTACCTCATCGCAGTACTGATTACTACCACATGCATTGGTTACCGTTACACAAACCGTATAAGTGTTAGGTGTGGCGTAGGCATGCGTTGGGTTTTCTTCATCAGAAGATGCGCCATCGCCAAAACTCCACGAAATAGTATCGTATGGTTCTGTACCGCTGTAATTAAAGCTAAATATACCTCCATTAGCATCGTTGGGCGCGAATCCGAAATCGGGTTCTGGCAAAGCACAATCGCAATTATCAGTACCGTGTTTGGCAAAGAAAAAATCCCAACCTTGTGCTCCGTTTACTAATGTTTCGTCGTTTACAAAAAGTTGTCCCTGAAATCGTCCGCCTACATAAAAATTACCTAAATTATCGGTTGCTACTGCTGTACCGTCATCTATAGCACCAAAGTTGCTACCTAAGGTATATAGTCCTATAATACTACCATCGTTAGCATTAAATTTACCCAACATAACATCGTAACCCGAGTTATTCTCTATAGATAATAGTTCGCCATCCCAATTTATATTGCCATGCCCTGCTACTACACCTACTTCGGTAGTGCTTGCTACAATACTGCTGGTTCTGGTGGAGCTATTACTGGTTGTAGCATTGGTACTCCATATAAGCTCGCCTGTAGCACTAAGTTTTAGTATAAACGGAAATGTTCCTAAATTCTCAGAGTTGAATGTTGCACCTGCAAACGTATCGCCGTTTGATGTCCCTCCCGTTACGTAAAGGTTGTTTGTTGCATCAACATACATATCTTCAATAACACCATCAAATTCATGGCTGTTTTCGTGTTTCCATAAATATGTTCCAGTGGCATCAAATGCTGCTAAAAACATAAAGCTGTTAACAGTGCTACCTCCTATTACGGGTGCTGTGGCTCCGAAAGGCAAATAGCCGCCTATGTATAGTGTACCTGTAGTATGATTTTGTACCATTTTAAATATAGGACCAAAGCCTATTGTTTGCATATCTAACGGGTTAGCACTTACAAAAGCGCCCGAAGTATTGTATTGTAGCACAAATAAGTTATCGCCTTCCGTTGTATTTTCAAAAGCACCATTAGCATACGTACCTTGTGGTAAAGTACATAACCAATAGGCGTTTCCTTCGGCATCTACCTGAAAATCTTTGGTTATGCTGTGCCCTTGTGCATCTATTTGTGTTACGTCATCTGCTTGGGGTAACGTAACCCACTGAAATACACCATCGGAATTGTATTTTGCTAAGAATAGGTTTTGTTTGTGTTGGTTGTTTTGTGTTGAATAAGGGAGGGTGTATGTCGTATCGGTTTCGCCTCCAAACATTACCTCAGAGGTTCGTTGTAATGTTCCTGCTACGTAAATGTTGTTTTGTGCATCGGTTTGTAACCGAGCTACTCTTTCAAATCCCGCTCCTCCTATAATGCTAGACCATCGGTAAGTACCCTCGCAATCAAAACTAGCAATCATATAATCAGGGTTTCCAAAAGCTGTTTTGCTCACACCATCTATTTCTAAATTGGTTTCGCCTACATGGGCTAGTATATACAAATTA
The Flavobacterium litorale genome window above contains:
- a CDS encoding RHS repeat protein, which produces MNKRLLTFLFTFSIIALAKAQDAPKLPEIIPPSPTVANLMHFEEVPVDMHTGQPNIAIPLASKNLGAGLTLPIALRYSTLGIRPQDRSGWVGKGWSLEAGGTVSRTVRGGIADEKQDEGEGSRSIGLFHHNSNVWNSFLSDPASSVGSDDCTRNEFLWNASGKDPEKPWDSQPDLFQYSVLGLNGRFAVVKENGILVPKLLNLENKVKITLNYTNDYVITGFTVIDANGIKYRFGDGAIETTRSRSASIVYPQQPIQTGVGGNPSLNPLDGYGLGGNLALRGGIMPDISPVVVSTVSAWHLVSIKTSNDETLATFTYTDSQENYSTTPSRTENRITSPSSSAMNTLLGNSANIQYLRPERSQSWTIIEVDTKKLNYVYFRDGTQFEFKVSNQGTNPENNGVYLEQILLKRSAADVYQSITLHHGTKTTKTIEKKPNGAYHRIEDTDSRRLWLNGVTIGSLLDPQEYLFEYFDNDNFQSITSGNLDPWGYENGDFREVLHDIHELFYYDYSAVKRGVLTKITYPTGGSKLFGFDSNTFTYEKGNKFLDSYHLNPLNENSDSKYSDSAFQVGVADTNYTTHTDDGVSILITHPQRIKVEVNITANIQHQDKLSLEITGGSYNISYDLADVDNHNGFIYVPKGYLTFKVVISNTSVLIDDADAGSIVQGYTNINYRKQTKINGYLFGGGVRIGGISFVDKSFDQGGEIRKTINYDYHFVGDSIRKDTLIGQGINPITGEPNMTIIEHIVKFNASNGVTEGAHDIVKNYNSSDRRFLHNSGDNSLVGGFMPRTITYNVITNEPVVFLAKGGNYVTYRSVKAIEGGYTREEIIQDLDTDIVSHIQSYYPKGYTQYNYTSAYDAPLDPIYYTYPYNEPPARDYKRGLLLKTTVMDNSDQKLQETINTYDEDTIVGDAVFSLNIYKPLHDDCEWIVFYDTWESYNTGLPGIPMRPQCDASGAIGGQADCFIEDQYQICDFLGDPNDNNSCTTFDHYKYVRNDIESRKAVLQQTQNIQYYRDNGVETSKSTLTTYEYNTANYQIKSQTSIVNQGNEVNEYKTTYDYPVPAPSQGGYDSSLFTDIEEDVIDEMITKNIINAPIVVASYKNNEPLQKVITKYSNFNGLLLPSKAETIKGTGIVGDERIEYHQYNELGNAVEVSPTLGTHTYYIWGYNGTLPIAKIDNFSTNNLNTTISDAITIAKTASDNHVHSDSSTLMALETALDNLQSTLSNYQVTTLIHDAARGVVLSVKDPRGIKIEYKYDAFGRLTKVIDHEGNVLSENEYHYRTEPTE
- a CDS encoding tyrosine-type recombinase/integrase yields the protein MENIIDGRIYYTRKKTHRPYTIKISHALHEVLKYYIKDKQKESFIFPILKSDSLENQYKRIQEARKRYNKNLKHLADLAGVEEQLTSYVSRHTFASLANNKGIPVSAISEMLGHESLKTTQVYLDSLSNTALDAYNDMIIEI
- a CDS encoding PKD domain-containing protein — translated: MKKNYTILIIVTLCLCTQILQAQTWQWAKKGGSFDDVQDKEKVESMITDTDGNLYILAHVGETNLEIDGVSKTAFGNPDYMIASFDCEGTYRWSSIIGGAGFERVARLQTDAQNNIYVAGTLQRTSEVMFGGETDTTYTLPYSTQNNQHKQNLFLAKYNSDGVFQWVTLPQADDVTQIDAQGHSITKDFQVDAEGNAYWLCTLPQGTYANGAFENTTEGDNLFVLQYNTSGAFVSANPLDMQTIGFGPIFKMVQNHTTGTLYIGGYLPFGATAPVIGGSTVNSFMFLAAFDATGTYLWKHENSHEFDGVIEDMYVDATNNLYVTGGTSNGDTFAGATFNSENLGTFPFILKLSATGELIWSTNATTSNSSTRTSSIVASTTEVGVVAGHGNINWDGELLSIENNSGYDVMLGKFNANDGSIIGLYTLGSNFGAIDDGTAVATDNLGNFYVGGRFQGQLFVNDETLVNGAQGWDFFFAKHGTDNCDCALPEPDFGFAPNDANGGIFSFNYSGTEPYDTISWSFGDGASSDEENPTHAYATPNTYTVCVTVTNACGSNQYCDEVTATPLHTDNFTNEIFSVYPNPSKDLFTITATQTLQYKLYSVLGAEVATGYFYKGENKLSTITFANACYLLKVTSTNGTTITVRLLKM